A window of Sporosarcina luteola genomic DNA:
CCGCGTACGCGGATCACTCCTGCTGAAGAGCCTGGCGCTACGACTGTATTCGTGCGTGCCTGCGAATCGAATTGGCTGTACACCCACTCTTTCGACGCGATTGTCGGTCGTTGCAATAAAGCTGATAACGTCTCTTTTAAATCTTCGACAGCCGGCTCTTCATTTTCCATCGCCTGGAATTCACTGAAATAAGCAGGCTCTTCCGATATTTTATAGTAGACTGGCGCGTCTTCCGCTAGAATATCTGCATTAATTTCCGCGACAATCTCACCTTTATGTGTAAGTCGAAGCATTTTGTCATCCGTCACTTTCCCGATCGACACTGCTTCCAGACCATATTTCTTGCACAAGTCAATGATTTCCTGCTCACGGCCTTGCTTCACGACGACGAGCATCCGCTCTTGAGACTCGGAAAGCATCATTTCATAGGCGGTCATGCCTTCTTCGCGCTGTGGAACGAGGTCTAAGTTCAATTCAACGCCATAGCCCGCTTTCGAAGCCATTTCCGCTGACGATGAAGTCAGTCCTGCTGCACCCATGTCCTGGATTCCGATCAAAGCATCCGATTTAACCAACTCTAGGCAAGCTTCCATGAGCAGCTTCTCAAGATACGGGTCACCTGCCTGCATGACCGGCAACTCTTCTTCTTTATCAACCGCAACTTCAGAAGAAGACATTGTCGCACCGTGGATTCCGTCCCTACCCGTCTTCGCACCGACATATAGCACCGTATTATCGACACCCGATGCAATGCCTTTCTGGATATCTTCATGATTTAACAAACCGACAGCCATCGCATTGACGAGAGGACGCTTCGAATAGCAATTATCGAACTGGACTTCGCCTGCAACCGTCGGAATCCCAATCGTATTCCCGTAGCTCGCAATCCCTGCAACCGCCTGTTCGAATAAATAACGGTCGCGCTCATCTGTCAAGTCACCGAAACGCATCGAGTTCACAAGCGCTACTGGACGCGCTCCCATTGAGAAGACATCACGGATGATGCCGCCCGCTCCTGTAGCTGCGCCGATGAATGGCTCGATAGCGGATGGAGAGTTATGCGATTCCATTTTGAAGACTGCCGCCTGGTTATCGCCGATATCGACGATACCCGCACCTTCCCCAGGACCTTGCAAGACGCGCGCGCCTTCTGTCGGGAATTTTCGCAATACCGGC
This region includes:
- the purL gene encoding phosphoribosylformylglycinamidine synthase subunit PurL, with the protein product MTTMHEPTAQQVKDEKLYRQMGMTDEEFDRAVEMIGRLPNYTETGLFSAMWSEHCSYKSSKPVLRKFPTEGARVLQGPGEGAGIVDIGDNQAAVFKMESHNSPSAIEPFIGAATGAGGIIRDVFSMGARPVALVNSMRFGDLTDERDRYLFEQAVAGIASYGNTIGIPTVAGEVQFDNCYSKRPLVNAMAVGLLNHEDIQKGIASGVDNTVLYVGAKTGRDGIHGATMSSSEVAVDKEEELPVMQAGDPYLEKLLMEACLELVKSDALIGIQDMGAAGLTSSSAEMASKAGYGVELNLDLVPQREEGMTAYEMMLSESQERMLVVVKQGREQEIIDLCKKYGLEAVSIGKVTDDKMLRLTHKGEIVAEINADILAEDAPVYYKISEEPAYFSEFQAMENEEPAVEDLKETLSALLQRPTIASKEWVYSQFDSQARTNTVVAPGSSAGVIRVRGTNKGLAMTADCNSRYIYLDPETGGKIAVAEAARNLVCSGAEPIAATDCLNFGSPDKPEVFWQIEKSADGIAAACRTLNAPIIGGNVSMSNEVNGVPVYPTPTMGLVGLVHDLSQVTTTSFKQAGDAIYLIGETATEFGGSELQQMIHGTIFGKAPAIDLEVEATRQQALLKAIQSRLVQSATDLSEGGFAIALCEKAFDAEGLGAEVTVTGSAVTALFSETQSRFLVTVKEELATAFEAIVTDAVKIGTVTDQNKIVITGDNDAVLIDGTVEEFRSDWKGAIPCLLNSEA